From the Caballeronia sp. NK8 genome, one window contains:
- a CDS encoding threo-3-hydroxy-L-aspartate ammonia-lyase, with amino-acid sequence MSSLPAPTFDDVADAARRIEGAAHRTPVLTSRTADAIAGASLFFKCENFQRMGAFKFRGAYNAISHFDERQRAAGVITFSSGNHAQAIALSAKLAGIRATIVMPEDAPAAKMAATRGYGGEVITYDRYTQNREEIGRKLAEERGMTLIPPYDHPHVIAGQGTSAKELIEETGPLDYLFVCLGGGGLIGGCALAAAALAPDCKVIGVEPEAGNDAQQSLARGEIVHIEVPRTIADGAASTHVGEYNFPIIQRHVDSIVTVSDAQLIETLRFFAQRMKMVVEPTGCLAAAAVLQKVVPVEGKRVGVIVSGGNVDLAKLAQFVA; translated from the coding sequence ATGTCCTCACTTCCCGCCCCGACTTTCGATGACGTCGCCGATGCCGCCAGGCGCATCGAAGGCGCCGCCCATCGCACACCCGTCCTGACCTCGCGCACCGCCGATGCCATCGCGGGCGCATCGCTCTTCTTCAAATGCGAGAACTTCCAGCGCATGGGCGCGTTCAAGTTCCGCGGCGCGTACAACGCGATCTCGCATTTCGACGAGCGTCAGCGCGCGGCGGGCGTCATCACGTTTTCGTCGGGCAATCACGCTCAGGCGATCGCGCTGTCGGCGAAGCTCGCCGGCATCCGCGCGACGATCGTGATGCCCGAGGACGCGCCCGCCGCGAAGATGGCAGCGACGCGCGGCTACGGCGGCGAAGTGATCACCTACGACCGCTACACACAAAACCGCGAGGAAATCGGCCGCAAGCTCGCCGAGGAGCGCGGCATGACGCTGATCCCGCCTTACGACCATCCGCATGTGATCGCGGGGCAGGGCACGTCGGCGAAGGAACTGATCGAGGAAACCGGACCGCTCGATTATCTGTTCGTGTGTCTCGGCGGCGGCGGGCTGATCGGCGGATGCGCGCTCGCGGCGGCGGCGCTTGCGCCGGACTGCAAGGTCATCGGCGTCGAGCCGGAAGCGGGCAACGACGCGCAGCAGTCGCTCGCGCGCGGCGAGATCGTGCATATCGAAGTGCCGCGCACGATCGCCGATGGCGCGGCGTCGACGCATGTCGGCGAATACAACTTCCCGATCATCCAGCGTCACGTGGACAGCATCGTCACCGTGAGCGACGCGCAACTCATCGAGACGCTGCGCTTTTTCGCGCAGCGCATGAAGATGGTCGTCGAGCCGACCGGCTGTCTCGCGGCGGCCGCCGTGTTGCAGAAGGTGGTGCCGGTCGAGGGCAAGCGGGTCGGTGTGATCGTCTCGGGCGGCAACGTCGATCTGGCGAAGCTGGCTCAGTTCGTCGCGTGA
- a CDS encoding LysE family translocator: protein MHSWSLLSDGFFLSLSLCLDIGIANVAIISLVLSHGFRPGLVLGLGTCFGDLFYAALALAGMSALLQFSAVRWVVWIGGAIVLLFLTWKMAREALNPATAPPVEGEADYSAPLPAHWKSFMRGCLLAVSSPSAILWFAAVGGALIAKSGATSPVSASVFLIGFFAGGLGWTIFICTLASHGRKRAGTQLLRACHVMSAVLFAYFSYSVIVNGYRDLIVHAAS, encoded by the coding sequence ATGCATTCGTGGTCGCTGCTGTCGGACGGTTTTTTTCTGTCGCTGTCTTTGTGTCTGGATATCGGGATCGCCAACGTCGCGATCATTTCGCTCGTGCTGTCGCATGGCTTCAGGCCGGGGCTCGTGCTCGGCCTCGGAACGTGTTTCGGCGACCTCTTCTACGCGGCGCTCGCGCTGGCGGGCATGTCGGCGCTGCTGCAGTTTTCCGCCGTGCGCTGGGTCGTGTGGATCGGCGGGGCAATCGTGCTGCTCTTTCTGACCTGGAAGATGGCGCGCGAAGCGCTCAATCCGGCGACCGCGCCGCCCGTCGAAGGCGAGGCGGATTACAGTGCGCCGCTGCCGGCGCACTGGAAAAGCTTTATGCGCGGATGCCTGCTGGCGGTTTCATCGCCGAGTGCGATTCTGTGGTTCGCGGCGGTAGGCGGCGCGCTGATCGCGAAAAGCGGCGCGACGAGCCCCGTGAGCGCTTCGGTGTTTCTCATCGGCTTCTTCGCCGGCGGGCTCGGCTGGACGATCTTCATCTGCACGCTCGCGAGCCACGGCAGGAAGCGCGCCGGAACCCAGCTTCTGCGCGCCTGCCACGTCATGTCCGCGGTGCTCTTCGCGTACTTCTCGTACAGCGTGATCGTCAATGGCTACCGCGATCTGATCGTGCACGCGGCATCGTGA
- a CDS encoding asparaginase — MIAATLYRGDVVENTHAAHVAIVDAHGRLVHSFGDPYRVTLPRSAAKPAQALAIIETGALARFGFTDEDLALMCGSHSSEPRHIERARAMLARSNASESDLRCGGHPPISEAVYKDWIRRDFTPTAVCSNCSGKHAGMLAGARAIDAPLADYHLPEHPLQMHVKRTMARAVDLADDEVQWAIDGCNLPTPAFPLERLARLYMKIAAAPEGSPLARIHRAMTSYPELVAGERRFCTLLMQAFGGELVGKTGADASYAIGVRREQGALGIAVKVEDGNTSVLNAVVVHVLDLLGIGTERQRDALAAFRNPITRNTMSVPTGHLDISFALHNHQ; from the coding sequence ATGATCGCGGCCACGCTCTATCGCGGCGACGTCGTCGAGAACACGCATGCGGCGCACGTCGCCATCGTCGATGCTCACGGGCGCCTCGTGCATTCCTTCGGCGATCCGTATCGCGTGACGCTGCCGCGCTCGGCGGCGAAGCCCGCGCAGGCGCTCGCGATCATCGAAACGGGCGCGCTCGCGCGCTTCGGTTTCACCGATGAAGACCTCGCGCTGATGTGCGGCTCGCACAGCAGCGAGCCGCGTCATATCGAGCGCGCGCGGGCGATGCTCGCCAGATCGAACGCGAGCGAAAGCGATCTGCGCTGCGGCGGCCATCCGCCGATCTCCGAAGCGGTATACAAAGACTGGATCAGGCGCGACTTCACGCCGACGGCCGTCTGCAGCAACTGCTCCGGCAAGCACGCCGGCATGCTGGCGGGCGCGCGGGCGATCGACGCGCCACTCGCCGATTACCACTTGCCAGAGCATCCGCTGCAGATGCACGTGAAGCGCACGATGGCGCGCGCCGTCGATCTCGCCGACGACGAAGTGCAATGGGCCATCGACGGCTGCAATCTGCCGACGCCCGCCTTCCCGCTCGAACGTCTCGCGCGGCTCTATATGAAGATCGCCGCTGCGCCCGAGGGCTCGCCGCTTGCCCGCATCCATCGCGCGATGACGTCGTATCCCGAACTCGTCGCGGGCGAGAGGCGCTTCTGCACGCTGCTGATGCAGGCGTTCGGCGGCGAACTCGTCGGCAAGACGGGCGCGGACGCGAGCTACGCGATCGGCGTGCGGCGCGAGCAAGGCGCGCTCGGCATCGCGGTGAAGGTCGAGGACGGCAACACATCGGTGCTCAACGCGGTCGTCGTGCATGTGCTCGATCTGCTCGGCATCGGCACAGAGCGGCAACGCGATGCGCTCGCCGCCTTTCGCAACCCCATTACGCGCAACACGATGAGCGTGCCGACCGGACACCTCGACATAAGCTTCGCCCTTCACAATCATCAATAA
- a CDS encoding UbiD family decarboxylase, giving the protein MKYKDLRDFTARLEALGELRRIRQPISPVLEITEISDRVLRAGGPALLFEAPTGHTMPVLANLFGTTRRVALGMGIETEAQSGSDVSLGSDVAALSSLRDVGRLLSALKEPEPPKGLKDAGKLLSLAKAVWDMAPKAVSAPPCQEVVWEGNDVDLHRLPIQTCWPGDAGPLLTWGLTVTRGPNKPRQNLGIYRQQLIGRNKLIMRWLAHRGGALDFREFALANPGKPYPVAVVLGADPATILGAVTPVPDSLSEYQFAGLLRGSRTELAKCLTPGVDTLQVPARAEIVLEGFIYPQDGAPPPAPAGAPPRPSAGAAAKYEHALEGPYGDHTGYYNEQEWFPVFTVEKITMRRDALFHSTYTGKPPDEPAVLGVALNEVFVPLLQKQFSEITDFYLPPEGCSYRMAIVQMKKSYPGHAKRVMFGVWSFLRQFMYTKFIIVVDEDVNVRDWNEVIWAITTRVDPTRDTVMVDNTPIDYLDFASPVAGLGSKMGLDATNKWPGETTREWGRPIVMDEAVKRRVDALWTELGLDKS; this is encoded by the coding sequence ATGAAATATAAAGATCTGCGCGACTTTACCGCCCGCCTCGAAGCGCTCGGCGAATTGCGCCGCATTCGGCAGCCCATCTCTCCCGTTCTCGAAATCACCGAAATCTCGGATCGCGTATTGCGCGCGGGCGGACCGGCGCTGCTCTTCGAAGCGCCCACTGGCCACACGATGCCCGTGCTCGCCAACCTGTTCGGTACGACCCGGCGCGTCGCGCTCGGCATGGGCATCGAAACTGAAGCGCAGAGCGGCTCCGATGTCAGCCTCGGCAGCGACGTCGCCGCGCTCAGCTCGCTGCGCGACGTCGGCAGGCTGCTCTCGGCGCTCAAGGAGCCGGAGCCGCCAAAAGGCCTGAAGGACGCGGGCAAGCTGCTTTCGCTCGCGAAGGCCGTTTGGGACATGGCGCCGAAAGCGGTCAGCGCGCCGCCCTGTCAGGAAGTGGTGTGGGAAGGCAACGACGTCGATCTTCATCGGCTGCCGATACAGACCTGCTGGCCCGGCGACGCCGGACCGCTGCTCACCTGGGGCCTCACCGTCACGCGCGGGCCGAACAAGCCGCGCCAGAATCTCGGCATCTACCGGCAGCAGTTGATCGGGCGCAACAAGCTCATCATGCGCTGGCTCGCGCATCGCGGCGGCGCGCTCGACTTCCGCGAATTCGCGCTGGCGAATCCCGGCAAGCCTTACCCGGTCGCGGTCGTGCTCGGCGCCGATCCCGCGACGATCCTCGGCGCCGTGACGCCAGTGCCCGATTCGTTGTCCGAATATCAGTTCGCCGGCCTGCTGCGCGGCTCGCGCACCGAGCTCGCGAAGTGCCTGACGCCGGGCGTCGATACGCTGCAGGTGCCGGCGCGCGCCGAGATCGTGCTCGAAGGCTTCATTTATCCGCAGGACGGCGCACCGCCGCCCGCGCCCGCAGGCGCGCCGCCGCGTCCGTCGGCTGGCGCCGCCGCGAAGTACGAGCACGCGCTCGAAGGGCCGTACGGCGATCACACCGGTTACTACAACGAACAGGAATGGTTTCCGGTCTTCACCGTCGAGAAGATCACGATGCGCCGCGACGCCCTGTTCCATTCCACCTACACCGGCAAGCCGCCCGACGAGCCCGCCGTGCTCGGCGTCGCGTTGAACGAAGTGTTCGTGCCGCTGCTGCAGAAGCAGTTCAGCGAGATCACCGATTTCTATCTGCCGCCCGAGGGCTGCAGTTATCGCATGGCGATCGTGCAGATGAAGAAGAGCTACCCCGGCCACGCGAAGCGCGTGATGTTCGGCGTGTGGAGCTTTCTGCGGCAGTTCATGTATACGAAGTTCATCATCGTGGTGGACGAAGACGTGAACGTGCGCGACTGGAACGAAGTCATCTGGGCGATCACGACGCGTGTCGATCCGACGCGCGACACCGTGATGGTCGACAACACGCCGATCGACTATCTCGACTTCGCCTCGCCGGTCGCGGGACTCGGCTCGAAGATGGGGCTCGACGCGACCAACAAGTGGCCCGGCGAAACGACACGCGAATGGGGCCGCCCGATCGTAATGGACGAAGCCGTGAAGCGTCGCGTCGATGCGCTGTGGACTGAACTCGGACTGGATAAATCATGA